The Toxotes jaculatrix isolate fToxJac2 chromosome 21, fToxJac2.pri, whole genome shotgun sequence genome includes a region encoding these proteins:
- the timp2a gene encoding metalloproteinase inhibitor 2a, giving the protein MPFSVNGILCTLALLLLWRAEELAEACSCAPVHPQQAFCNADVVIRAKVVGEREVVSGNDIYGNPIKRIQYEVKQIKMFKGPNQDIEAVFTAPVSAVCGASLDASGKKEYLISGKAEASGGMHVTLCDYIMPWDSLSTTQKKSLSQRYQMGCDCKIVRCPSLPCEISAPEECLWTDLMIEKQVHGRQANHYACVKRADGSCSWYRGVAPPKKEFLDAEDP; this is encoded by the exons ATGCCGTTTTCCGTTAACGGCATCCTTTGCACGCTCGCGCTGCTGCTCCTGTGGAGGGCGGAGGAGCTCGCGGAGGCGTGCAGCTGCGCTCCGGTACATCCGCAACAGGCGTTCTGCAACGCCGATGTAG TGATTCGAGCAAAagtggtgggagagagagaggtggtttCAGGGAATGATATCTATGGAAACCCCATCAAGAGGATCCAGTATGAGGTCAAACAGATCAAG ATGTTCAAGGGGCCTAACCAGGACATCGAGGCCGTCTTCACCGCTcctgtgtctgctgtctgtggtgCTTCCCTGGATGCTTCTGGCAAGAAGGAGTACTTGATCTCAG GCAAGGCCGAGGCCAGCGGGGGCATGCATGTGACCCTGTGTGATTACATCATGCCCTGGGACTCCTTGAGCACCACCCAGAAGAAGAGCCTCAGCCAGCGCTACCAGATGGGCTGTGACTGCAAG attGTGCGCTGTCCCTCTCTGCCCTGTGAGATCTCGGCTCCTGAGGAGTGTCTGTGGACGGACCTGATGATCGAGAAGCAGGTGCACGGACGCCAGGCCAACCACTACGCCTGCGTAAAGAGGGCGGACGGCTCCTGTTCCTGGTACCGCGGTGTCGCGCCGCCCAAGAAGGAGTTCCTGGACGCCGAGGACCCTTAG